The proteins below are encoded in one region of Betaproteobacteria bacterium:
- the hypD gene encoding hydrogenase formation protein HypD: MKYIDEFRDGDLAKGLAGVIAREADPAHRYHFMEFCGGHTHAISRYGVCDLLPDNVRMIHGPGCPVCVLPIGRVDQAIRLALEQGVTLCTYGDCLRVPASDGLSLLKAKARGGDIRMVYSSADAVTLAQRNPDKQVVFFAIGFETTAPPTAVAIKQAAALGLKNFSVLCCHVLTPSAIASILESPEVRQWGTVPLDGFIGPAHVSTIIGSRPYEFFAEEYRKPVVIAGFEPLDVMQAIKMLIRQVNEGRAEVENEFSRAVDREGNKKAQQLVADVFELRKSFEWRGLNALPYSALRIRGQFAEFDAERRFPVDYRSVPDNKACECGAILRGVKRPQDCRIFGTVCTPENPVGSCMVSSEGACAAHYTYGRYKDA, encoded by the coding sequence ATGAAGTACATCGACGAATTCCGGGATGGGGACCTGGCCAAAGGCTTGGCCGGGGTTATAGCCCGCGAGGCCGATCCGGCGCACCGCTACCATTTCATGGAGTTCTGTGGCGGCCACACCCACGCCATCTCGCGCTACGGGGTTTGCGATCTGTTGCCGGACAACGTCAGGATGATTCATGGCCCGGGTTGCCCGGTCTGCGTGCTGCCAATCGGCCGTGTTGATCAGGCAATCCGCCTTGCGCTGGAACAAGGGGTGACGCTATGCACTTACGGCGATTGCCTGCGCGTACCGGCCTCTGACGGCTTGTCCCTGCTGAAAGCCAAAGCCCGTGGCGGGGATATCCGGATGGTTTATTCGAGTGCCGACGCAGTGACCCTGGCGCAGAGAAATCCGGACAAGCAGGTGGTTTTCTTCGCCATCGGCTTCGAAACCACCGCGCCGCCGACGGCTGTGGCCATCAAGCAGGCCGCGGCGCTGGGGCTGAAGAATTTTTCGGTACTGTGCTGCCATGTGCTGACACCATCGGCGATTGCCAGCATTCTCGAATCGCCCGAGGTGCGCCAGTGGGGGACTGTGCCGCTGGATGGCTTTATCGGGCCGGCTCATGTTTCGACCATCATTGGCAGCCGGCCGTATGAGTTCTTTGCCGAGGAATACCGCAAGCCGGTGGTGATTGCCGGTTTCGAGCCGCTTGATGTGATGCAGGCGATCAAGATGCTGATACGACAGGTCAACGAAGGTAGAGCCGAGGTCGAAAACGAGTTTTCGCGGGCCGTCGACCGTGAGGGCAACAAGAAGGCACAGCAACTGGTGGCCGACGTATTTGAATTGCGGAAAAGTTTCGAGTGGCGCGGGTTGAATGCACTTCCCTACTCTGCATTGCGCATTCGCGGCCAGTTCGCCGAATTTGATGCCGAAAGGCGTTTTCCTGTTGATTATCGGTCGGTGCCTGATAACAAGGCCTGCGAATGCGGTGCCATCCTGCGCGGTGTCAAGCGGCCGCAGGACTGCCGGATTTTTGGTACGGTCTGCACGCCCGAGAATCCTGTCGGTTCTTGCATGGTCAGCTCCGAAGGCGCCTGCGCGGCCCACTACACTTACGGACGGTACAAGGATGCCTGA
- a CDS encoding HypC/HybG/HupF family hydrogenase formation chaperone has product MCLAIPAQVVELRDGDNALVDLAGVRKEISLALVEGVVVGDYVIVHVGYALNKLDPDEAAKTLKLFAEMGEAAFDDGDPILH; this is encoded by the coding sequence ATGTGTCTGGCAATTCCCGCACAAGTCGTTGAGCTGCGCGATGGTGACAATGCCCTGGTCGATCTGGCCGGGGTCCGGAAGGAAATTTCGCTGGCGCTGGTCGAGGGCGTGGTCGTCGGCGATTACGTGATCGTCCACGTCGGCTATGCGCTGAACAAACTGGATCCGGACGAGGCAGCAAAGACCCTCAAGCTGTTTGCCGAAATGGGCGAAGCGGCTTTCGATGACGGCGATCCGATTTTGCACTGA
- the hybE gene encoding [NiFe]-hydrogenase assembly chaperone HybE: MSEITAPTDWQSDPASTLAQRCTALAEGLSPNLALSNEVCWCVREKGDWLAAVIAPGFVRVILLPGGGDLWGHIPLGQQRYVALGGVDWRFFAAHDPVLGDYQYVDLVDSMAAVSDNAAARHLAADARVALGLIIPVPAASEEPPRQVSRRGFLRAFTGRR; encoded by the coding sequence TTGAGTGAAATAACCGCACCGACCGACTGGCAATCCGATCCGGCAAGCACGCTGGCGCAGCGCTGTACTGCGCTCGCTGAAGGCTTGTCGCCAAACCTCGCGCTATCCAACGAAGTTTGCTGGTGTGTTCGGGAAAAGGGCGACTGGCTGGCTGCCGTTATTGCGCCGGGCTTCGTTAGGGTCATCCTGCTGCCGGGCGGGGGCGACTTGTGGGGCCATATTCCCCTCGGGCAACAGCGTTACGTGGCCTTGGGGGGCGTGGACTGGCGATTTTTTGCCGCGCATGATCCGGTGCTTGGAGATTATCAGTACGTTGATCTGGTCGATTCGATGGCTGCGGTGAGTGATAACGCGGCGGCACGCCATCTGGCCGCCGATGCACGCGTGGCGCTTGGTCTGATCATACCGGTGCCAGCGGCGAGCGAAGAACCGCCGCGGCAGGTCAGTCGGCGCGGCTTTCTGCGCGCCTTCACCGGTCGTCGATAA
- the hypF gene encoding carbamoyltransferase HypF, whose translation MIPTGRLFRIHGLVQGVGFRPYVWRLANELGLSGWVRNDGAGVIAAVNGKNWPKFKSRLPLEIPRLARIDAIDDEAAEVVGEGFVILDSAAGEIQTAIGPDAAICPDCIADICDPANRRWRYAFTTCTHCGPRYSVSRRIPYDRAQTSLAAFQLCETCQSEYRAPADRRFHAETTCCPACGPQLSLLSADGLPLPGDPVAETLRLLRDGQIVAIKGVGGFHLACDAHNAAAVAELRERKQREEKPFAVMALNAISLAGHARIGEAELTLLQSVAAPIVLCPKGGAELKGIAPGLAWLGAMLPTTPLHLLLWHEAAGRPGGTEWLARPSELLLVMTSANPHGEPLVIANDEALERLAGIADAYLLHDRDIVIRCDDSVVRAGPSFIRRARGYVPVPIPLAEDGPTVLALGGFLKNSICVMKGREAFLSQHIGGLDNVATIGFLEETVDHLLSILDVRPDAIAHDLHPDFPSTLLAVRMAEKLGIPAIAVGHHHAHIAAICAEHGVIEPISGLAIDGVGLGLDGAAWGGELLRLDGTNCERLGHLSPLAMPGGDRAAKEPWRMAVSALHGAGLGYRVGGWIKQYYPTRDPGPLLTMLARKLRCPPTTSLGRWFDAAAGLLGVRDLMHFEGQAAMELEGLAARYGPVDALPDGYVLLEDGAVLDFSPMLQALMGCKDDAAQGAALFHATVAAGLAAWVLAAVDRKKGVKIAIGGGCAVNAVLMTALRKHLEVAEIELIEARQVPANDGGLALGQAWVARRSLLAGLPLSGENSADQPVTKEML comes from the coding sequence ATGATTCCCACCGGCCGCCTGTTCCGCATTCATGGCCTGGTTCAGGGTGTCGGCTTTCGGCCCTACGTCTGGCGCTTGGCCAATGAGCTCGGGTTGTCGGGTTGGGTGCGCAACGATGGCGCCGGGGTGATTGCTGCGGTCAACGGCAAAAATTGGCCGAAATTCAAAAGTCGTTTGCCGCTGGAAATACCACGCCTGGCGCGTATTGACGCCATCGACGATGAAGCGGCCGAGGTGGTCGGCGAGGGGTTTGTCATTCTCGACAGTGCCGCCGGCGAAATCCAGACTGCCATCGGGCCTGACGCTGCGATCTGCCCGGACTGCATCGCAGACATCTGCGATCCGGCCAATCGCCGCTGGCGGTACGCGTTTACCACCTGCACCCATTGCGGGCCACGTTACTCGGTCAGCCGCCGGATTCCCTATGATCGGGCGCAAACCAGCCTCGCGGCCTTTCAGCTGTGCGAAACCTGTCAATCCGAATACCGCGCGCCGGCTGACCGGCGCTTTCATGCCGAAACCACTTGCTGCCCGGCTTGCGGCCCACAACTCAGCCTGCTTTCGGCTGACGGTTTGCCGCTGCCCGGCGATCCTGTCGCCGAAACATTGCGCCTGCTGCGCGACGGCCAGATTGTCGCGATCAAGGGCGTCGGCGGCTTTCACCTCGCTTGCGATGCACACAATGCAGCCGCGGTGGCTGAACTGCGCGAACGCAAGCAACGCGAGGAAAAGCCCTTCGCGGTCATGGCCTTGAATGCGATTTCGCTGGCCGGGCACGCAAGGATAGGCGAGGCGGAGCTGACGCTCCTGCAAAGTGTGGCGGCACCCATCGTGCTCTGCCCCAAGGGCGGCGCTGAATTAAAGGGCATTGCCCCTGGACTGGCCTGGCTGGGCGCCATGCTGCCGACCACCCCACTTCACCTGCTGCTGTGGCACGAAGCTGCCGGCCGTCCAGGCGGTACCGAGTGGCTGGCCAGACCGAGCGAACTCCTGCTGGTCATGACCAGCGCCAACCCGCACGGCGAGCCGCTGGTGATCGCCAATGACGAGGCGCTGGAACGGCTGGCCGGTATTGCCGACGCCTATTTGCTGCACGATCGCGACATTGTGATCCGCTGTGATGACTCTGTTGTTCGCGCCGGCCCAAGTTTCATTCGCCGTGCTCGCGGCTATGTGCCGGTACCGATTCCGCTGGCTGAAGACGGCCCGACCGTGCTCGCCCTGGGCGGCTTTCTGAAAAACAGTATCTGCGTCATGAAAGGCCGTGAAGCCTTTTTATCGCAACACATCGGTGGCCTGGACAATGTCGCAACCATTGGCTTCCTCGAAGAAACGGTCGACCATCTGCTGTCGATTCTCGATGTCCGGCCCGATGCTATCGCCCATGATCTGCATCCCGACTTTCCATCGACGCTACTCGCTGTACGGATGGCCGAAAAGCTGGGCATTCCGGCCATTGCAGTAGGGCATCATCATGCCCATATTGCTGCGATTTGCGCCGAACATGGTGTGATCGAGCCGATTTCAGGCTTGGCGATCGATGGCGTTGGCCTCGGCCTGGATGGTGCTGCGTGGGGTGGCGAACTGCTGCGTCTCGATGGTACAAATTGCGAACGCCTCGGCCATCTCAGCCCCTTGGCCATGCCCGGCGGCGACCGCGCTGCCAAAGAACCTTGGCGCATGGCCGTCTCCGCCCTGCATGGCGCCGGACTGGGCTACCGCGTCGGCGGCTGGATCAAGCAGTACTACCCGACGCGGGATCCCGGCCCGCTGCTCACCATGCTTGCCCGCAAGCTGCGCTGCCCGCCAACCACCAGTTTGGGCCGATGGTTCGACGCAGCCGCCGGCCTGCTCGGCGTGCGCGACCTGATGCATTTTGAAGGACAGGCGGCGATGGAGCTTGAGGGTCTGGCTGCCCGCTACGGCCCGGTTGACGCCTTGCCGGATGGCTACGTTTTGCTGGAAGACGGTGCGGTTCTCGATTTTTCGCCCATGCTTCAGGCGCTGATGGGGTGCAAGGACGATGCCGCACAAGGCGCGGCGCTCTTTCACGCGACGGTCGCGGCCGGGCTGGCGGCATGGGTACTAGCCGCGGTCGACCGGAAAAAAGGCGTAAAAATCGCAATTGGCGGTGGCTGCGCGGTGAATGCTGTCTTGATGACGGCACTGCGCAAGCACCTGGAGGTGGCTGAGATCGAGCTGATCGAAGCCCGTCAGGTCCCTGCCAACGATGGTGGTCTGGCGCTAGGTCAGGCTTGGGTGGCGCGTCGCAGCCTGCTTGCCGGCCTGCCCTTGAGCGGCGAAAATTCAGCGGATCAGCCTGTAACGAAGGAAATGCTTTGA
- the hypB gene encoding hydrogenase nickel incorporation protein HypB, whose translation MCTVCGCGAGETKIEGAHEHTHVHEDGTVHTHAHGHADDGHHVHSHGDDHRHEHRSANDLDCSAGPARAHVPGMSQARMVQIEQDILSKNNGYAMANRQHFDEHGIFALNLVSSPGSGKTTLLVKTIELLKDSVAISVVEGDQQTSNDAERIRATGVQALQINTGKGCHLDGHMVGHAMQRLQPAEESLFLIENVGNLVCPAAFDLGEHHKVVILSVTEGEDKPLKYPDMFAAADVMLLNKCDLLPYLEFDADLAEANARRINPHLTIIRVSASTGDGLSAWADWIQSGLEAQRAKRAASVDALKRRVAELERQLAEK comes from the coding sequence ATGTGTACAGTTTGCGGCTGCGGCGCCGGGGAAACAAAGATCGAAGGGGCGCACGAACATACGCACGTTCACGAGGACGGCACGGTGCATACCCACGCGCACGGCCATGCCGATGATGGCCACCACGTACACTCGCATGGCGACGATCACCGTCACGAGCATCGCAGTGCCAATGATCTCGACTGCAGCGCCGGTCCGGCCCGTGCTCACGTACCGGGCATGTCACAAGCTCGCATGGTGCAAATCGAACAGGATATCCTGTCCAAGAACAACGGCTATGCGATGGCCAATCGCCAGCACTTCGACGAGCATGGCATCTTCGCGCTGAACCTGGTTTCCAGCCCGGGCTCCGGAAAGACGACATTGCTGGTGAAAACCATCGAGTTGCTGAAAGACTCGGTCGCCATCAGCGTGGTCGAAGGGGATCAGCAGACCTCCAACGACGCTGAGCGCATTCGTGCCACCGGCGTTCAGGCACTGCAGATCAACACCGGCAAGGGCTGTCATCTCGATGGCCACATGGTGGGGCACGCCATGCAGCGCCTGCAACCGGCCGAGGAATCCCTGTTCCTGATTGAAAACGTCGGTAATCTGGTGTGCCCGGCTGCCTTCGATCTCGGTGAGCACCACAAGGTCGTCATCCTGTCGGTGACCGAAGGCGAGGACAAACCGCTGAAATATCCCGACATGTTCGCCGCGGCTGACGTCATGTTGCTCAACAAGTGCGATCTTTTGCCCTACCTTGAATTCGATGCCGACCTGGCGGAAGCCAACGCCCGCCGCATCAATCCGCACCTGACCATCATCAGAGTCTCGGCGAGCACTGGCGATGGCCTGAGTGCCTGGGCGGACTGGATTCAATCCGGGCTGGAAGCACAGCGCGCCAAGCGCGCAGCATCTGTCGATGCCCTCAAACGTCGGGTGGCCGAACTAGAGCGCCAGTTGGCGGAAAAATGA
- the hypA gene encoding hydrogenase maturation nickel metallochaperone HypA, with protein MHEMSLAEGVLQLVEETARREQARRVKLVVLEIGQLASVEPEALRFCFEAVTNGTIAHGAVLEIVAVPGTGWCMLCTESVTMQERYGICPKCGSYELQATGGTEMRVKEIEIE; from the coding sequence ATGCATGAAATGTCGCTGGCCGAAGGCGTGCTGCAACTGGTTGAAGAGACCGCCAGGCGAGAACAGGCTCGCCGGGTGAAACTGGTGGTGCTGGAAATCGGTCAACTCGCTTCAGTAGAGCCGGAAGCGTTGAGATTCTGCTTCGAGGCGGTGACCAATGGCACGATCGCGCACGGCGCGGTGCTGGAAATAGTTGCCGTACCTGGCACTGGCTGGTGCATGCTGTGCACGGAGAGCGTAACAATGCAGGAGCGCTACGGCATCTGCCCGAAGTGCGGAAGCTATGAGTTACAGGCCACCGGAGGTACGGAGATGCGGGTCAAGGAAATAGAGATCGAGTAG
- a CDS encoding PEP-CTERM sorting domain-containing protein, protein MNTSGNLVPRASKEQVMKLKSVLFAATVAVSSLSVQAASYSFSQGGFDGGGSVSGSFSGADLDLNGFLDFNSSEISSFSLSFSGGTLAPAFTMGLGDLAGLVYQLNGGNLIGDNGAVNSGEGIVAWNAQHSYFSGIGPLGVIGGQIGDASFNPLTSTPLAISVTAVPEPESFAMMLAGLGVIGVVARRRLRG, encoded by the coding sequence ATGAACACGTCGGGGAACCTGGTTCCCCGAGCATCAAAGGAGCAAGTAATGAAACTTAAATCGGTACTTTTCGCTGCAACGGTTGCGGTCAGTAGCCTGTCTGTCCAGGCTGCCAGCTATTCCTTCAGTCAGGGCGGGTTCGATGGCGGCGGTTCGGTGTCCGGTAGCTTTTCCGGGGCCGATCTTGATTTGAACGGTTTTCTCGACTTTAACAGCAGTGAAATTTCGTCGTTCAGTCTCAGTTTTTCCGGGGGAACACTGGCTCCGGCCTTTACGATGGGACTAGGCGATTTGGCCGGACTCGTTTATCAGTTAAACGGTGGCAATCTCATTGGGGACAATGGCGCTGTAAATTCAGGAGAAGGTATTGTTGCCTGGAATGCTCAGCATAGTTACTTCTCTGGCATTGGGCCGCTGGGGGTGATTGGTGGACAAATCGGTGATGCCTCGTTCAACCCGTTAACATCCACACCCTTGGCGATCTCGGTCACTGCCGTTCCTGAGCCCGAATCCTTTGCCATGATGCTTGCCGGCCTCGGCGTGATCGGCGTTGTTGCTCGTCGCCGCCTCCGTGGATGA
- the ccmA gene encoding cytochrome c biogenesis heme-transporting ATPase CcmA, which translates to MLEADNLECVRGERRLFAGLGFKLEAGELLYLQGKNGAGKTSLLRMLIGLLPPETGEIRWKGQSINSEEFRTDLCYLGHLNAIKEELTPLENLLAAARLADEALTEDDAIDALEQVGLAGREDLACKYLSQGQKRRVALARLVKEKRPLWILDEPFVALDAAAVDWLAGIISGHLQRGGLAVMTTHQLVSIPAGTVRELRLS; encoded by the coding sequence ATGCTTGAAGCTGACAATCTGGAATGCGTGCGCGGCGAGCGCCGCCTGTTCGCAGGCCTTGGCTTCAAGCTGGAAGCAGGAGAACTGCTGTATCTGCAGGGCAAGAACGGCGCCGGCAAGACCAGCCTGCTGCGCATGCTCATTGGCCTCTTGCCGCCCGAGACCGGCGAAATCCGCTGGAAGGGCCAGTCGATCAATTCCGAAGAGTTCCGCACTGATCTCTGTTACCTCGGGCACCTCAACGCCATCAAGGAAGAGCTGACCCCACTCGAAAACCTGCTGGCAGCCGCCCGCTTGGCCGACGAAGCGCTCACCGAAGACGACGCGATCGATGCACTGGAGCAGGTGGGACTGGCTGGCCGTGAGGATCTGGCCTGCAAATACCTGTCACAAGGCCAGAAGCGACGCGTTGCACTGGCTCGACTGGTCAAGGAAAAGAGGCCACTGTGGATACTTGACGAACCCTTCGTCGCCCTCGATGCGGCTGCGGTCGACTGGCTGGCCGGCATTATCTCGGGCCATTTGCAACGTGGCGGTCTGGCCGTGATGACGACACATCAGCTGGTCAGCATTCCAGCCGGAACCGTCCGCGAATTGCGGCTAAGTTAA